The bacterium genome has a window encoding:
- the lpdA gene encoding dihydrolipoyl dehydrogenase — MKKHDLIVIGAGPGGYAAAVKAAQLGLDTACVEKESRLGGTCLRVGCIPSKALLESSEKFAELRHGLEHHGIKGAKPELDLAAMMGRKDQIVEQLTGGIAGLFKANKVTRYEGEARLDGPGKVIVGDETLQAERILIATGSRAATLEGVEMDGDRIGDSTAALAWPEVPQKLVVIGGGYIGLELGSVWSRLGAEVTVVEYLKSIMPGTDGEIARVALQLLKKQGLAFKLGAAVTGAKVKGKQAVVSIEGEDDLTADRVLVAVGRRPVTEGLNLASAGVELTERGFIKVDGDNRAAPGVWAIGDVVGGAMLAHKATDEGLACVARMAGQAGHYDPALVPSVCYTEPEVAGVGRTEEQLKEAGTPYSKGVATYRSNGRAMALDSVEGRVKVLAHKETDRVLGVHIVGPRAGDLIAEATAAMAYGASSEDIGAVCHAHPTLPEVLREAAWAAGGRALHG; from the coding sequence CCTGGACACGGCCTGCGTCGAGAAGGAGAGCCGCCTCGGCGGCACCTGCCTCAGGGTGGGCTGCATCCCGAGCAAGGCCCTGCTCGAGTCGAGCGAGAAGTTCGCCGAACTGCGGCACGGGCTCGAGCACCACGGCATCAAGGGCGCCAAGCCCGAACTGGACCTCGCGGCCATGATGGGCCGCAAGGACCAGATCGTCGAGCAGCTCACCGGCGGCATCGCCGGACTGTTCAAGGCCAACAAGGTGACGCGGTACGAGGGCGAGGCCAGGCTCGACGGGCCCGGCAAGGTGATCGTCGGCGACGAGACCCTGCAGGCCGAGCGCATCCTGATCGCCACCGGCAGCCGGGCCGCGACGCTCGAGGGCGTCGAGATGGACGGCGACCGCATCGGCGATTCGACCGCCGCCCTGGCCTGGCCCGAGGTGCCGCAGAAGCTGGTCGTCATCGGCGGCGGCTACATCGGCCTGGAGCTGGGCTCGGTGTGGTCCCGCCTGGGCGCCGAGGTGACGGTGGTCGAATACCTCAAGAGCATCATGCCCGGCACCGACGGCGAGATCGCCCGCGTGGCGCTGCAGCTGCTGAAGAAGCAGGGGCTGGCGTTCAAGCTGGGGGCCGCGGTGACCGGTGCGAAGGTGAAGGGCAAGCAGGCCGTGGTGAGCATCGAGGGCGAAGACGACCTCACGGCCGACCGCGTGCTGGTGGCCGTGGGCCGCCGGCCCGTCACCGAGGGGCTGAACCTGGCGAGCGCGGGCGTGGAGCTGACCGAGCGCGGATTCATCAAGGTCGACGGCGACAACAGAGCCGCCCCGGGCGTGTGGGCCATCGGCGACGTGGTGGGCGGCGCCATGCTCGCCCACAAGGCCACCGACGAGGGCCTCGCCTGCGTGGCGCGCATGGCCGGACAGGCGGGTCACTACGATCCGGCCCTGGTGCCGTCGGTGTGCTACACCGAGCCCGAGGTGGCCGGCGTGGGCCGCACCGAGGAGCAGCTCAAGGAGGCCGGCACGCCCTACAGCAAGGGCGTCGCCACCTACCGCTCGAACGGACGGGCCATGGCCCTGGACAGCGTCGAGGGCCGCGTGAAGGTGCTGGCGCACAAGGAGACCGACCGGGTGCTCGGCGTGCACATCGTCGGGCCGCGGGCCGGCGACCTGATCGCCGAGGCCACCGCCGCCATGGCCTACGGCGCGAGCAGCGAGGACATCGGCGCCGTGTGCCACGCCCACCCCACCCTGCCGGAGGTGCTGCGCGAGGCGGCCTGGGCGGCGGGAGGCCGGGCCCTGCACGGCTGA